GCGTGGGCACTGCACCCAGTGGGCACCATCGACTCCTGAATGCTCGGCGGTGGCGGAACCCACCGCGGCTTCGCAGAGCCTCATCGGCACGGGGGGCTGCGTCGTtgccccccctttcccttcgCCTGGCAccagctcccctgggcagcccagcCGTGGCACTGAGCGAGAGcggagggagatggagagatgGTTTTTTCCGCCTTGCCGCTAGCGCGCTCTCGCCCTCCTCTCGTGTTGCAGTGCAGGTTGGCCAGGCAGCGGGCAAACAAGCTCGCCgggaggagaaagggggtgCCTGGAGGAGCCGAGGCTTTGCAGATGCTCCTTTCAGACCCTCAGCAGCTTGCTACCttcttggtgttttttccaGGCGATGCCACACCTCCCGAGGACACTGGGGACATCAGGTTTTGCTGAGCTTAGCATCTTTCCACCGTCGTACTGGAGGCATCAGACAGACGCTCATCTGCCCTGAAGTGCAGATCTGCAACAGCTACCGAGAAgactctgtctctctgtctctctgtctctctttctctctctctccagtcCAAACCATTACAAGACCTGACTTCCACCATCTGGGAATTTATCCCTTTTAtgtccctttctcctttttctacGATGACTCaccattatttttaactttgaaGAGAGAGGAAATTATGGGGATCTTGGAAGCCTGTATTTCTCTCTAGGATTTCCCCAGGGTCAGATAATCGGTGTTACTAAGAGACACTAAGATTTGGCTTCTCCAGGTAAtgtgatttgttttctgtgtgccaTGGTGGTTTGCAGAGAATGACAGGAGCCGGGACACCAGCGGTCGAGGAGGGGGACTGCAGTGGTCCGCGGGGCATCTTCCAGCAGTGGCTGCACCTTGAGGCAGTCGCAGAGcttggctgcaggcagggagggcagcatGTTGCCTTGCCGCTTTCTGGAGAGGGCAAGAGGATGGGGAAGGTGTCAAACCCGGAGTTAGAGCTTTACTAGAGGGTAGATTGCCTGAGATTGCACGGTTAAATATTTAACCCTTAGCTGCATGCCTGGTCTGCCTCTGCCTGGCAGCCCGTGGGGTCCCCTCGCCACTTTGGGGCTGAACtgggttatttttcttcctttttttcttttcccttccccctctttttattttgaatttttatttttagctgaaaaaaaaagttctagtTTGCCAGTGCTGGTTTTTCCATGTTGATTTTGGGCAGGTGACGGTTCCTCAggtgttttctctcttccaccTAATGGGTTTAGGTGGGAGTTTTTGAACTCTGTCCCAAAAAAAGGTGAATTAACCCTCCCAAGGAAGGGGATGTGCTAGTGAAGAGAGGTGCTCTCCTCCCCCAACTTtatttcatctctctctttctcagcAGGGGcgattttctttcctttatttttttttattttctctcttttttttttttttattttatctcatCCCTTCGCCTTTTCATGAGACACTTCCAAACCTACGTACCTGTCCTTCTGCAGGATAGTAGCCCTGTCCTGAATCCGATCCCATCACTGGGCACTGGGAAGAGTTTAGCATAAGGATTTCTTTTAAACCCCAATATGACAGTTGCTACCGGAGATCCTGCAGACGAAGCTGCAGCTCTTCCCGGTCACCCGCAGGACACGTACAACCCTGAGACCGACCATGAATGCTGCGAGAGGGTGGTCATTAATATTTCGGGTCTGCGCTTTGAGACACAGCTCAAGACATTAGCCCAGTTTCCAGAGACCTTGCTAGGGGATCCTAAAAAGAGAATGAGATATTTCGACCCACTCCGGAATGAGTATTTCTTTGACCGGAACAGACCCAGCTTCGATGCGATTTTGTACTATTATCAGTCTGGTGGGAGGTTGCGGAGGCCAGTTAACGTGCCCTTAGATATCTTCTCAGAAGAGATTCGTTTTTACGAACTGGGGGAAGAAGCAATGGAGATGTTTCGGGAGGACGAAGGCTACatcaaagaagaggaaagaccaTTGCCTGAGAACGAGTTTCAGAGACAAGTGTGGTTGCTCTTTGAGTACCCTGAGAGCTCAGGCCCTGCCAGGATTATAGCTATTGTCTCCGTCATGGTGATTTTAATCTCCATCGTCAGCTTTTGCCTGGAAACTCTCCCCATTTTTCGGGATGAGAATGAAGACATGCACGGCAGCGGGCTGAGCCATCTCCCCTACTCCAACAGCAGCATGGGGTACCAGCAGTCCACCTCTTTCACAGACCCCTTCTTCATTGTGGAGACACTTTGCATCATCTGGTTCTCCTTCGAGTTCTTGGTGAGGTTTTTCGCCTGCCCCAGCAAGGCTGGGTTTTTTACCAACATCATGAACATCATAGACATCGTAGCCATCATTCCCTATTTCATCACCTTAGGAACAGAGCTGGCCGAGAAGCCAGAGGATGGTCAGCAAGGCCAGCAAGCCATGTCCTTGGCCATCCTTCGAGTCATCCGCTTGGTGCGGGTCTTCAGGATCTTCAAACTCTCCCGGCACTCCAAGGGTCTGCAGATCCTTGGGCAGACTCTCAAGGCCAGCATGCGGGAGCTGGGCCTCttgatatttttcctcttcattggcgtcatcctcttctccagcgcCGTCTACTTTGCCGAGGCCGACGAGAGCGAGTCCCAGTTCCCGAGCATCCCCGATGCCTTCTGGTGGGCTGTGGTTTCCATGACGACTGTTGGCTACGGAGACATGGTCCCCACGACCATCGGGGGGAAAATAGTGGGTTCCTTGTGCGCCATCGCTGGCGTATTAACGATTGCCTTACCCGTGCCCGTCATAGTGTCTAACTTCAATTACTTCTACCACCGGGAGacagagggagaggagcaggcTCAATATTTGCAAGTAACCAGCTGCCCAAAGATTCCCTCTTCCCCTGAcctaaagaaaagcagaagtgcCTCTACTATTAGTAAGTCTGATTATATGGAGATTCAGGAAGGTGTAAACAATAGCAATGAGGATTTTAGGGAGGAGAACTTGAAGACAGCCAATTGCACCCTAGCTAACACAAACTATGTGAATATCACCAAAATGCTAACCGATGTCTAGTTGCTAAAATCTAGTCATGTATTTAAAGCTGAAGTGGAACAATTGCAGATATTGAGTGCTGCTCTGCATTGTAGTTAATACAGTATTTTCTACGGTGTATATTTGGTTCTGCATGGGAAGCAATAGCTGTGTAAGTGACTTTTAACCTTTGATTTCCACACTGAATAAGCGTTtgtgtgaagaaaaaaacaaaaaacaaaacaacccaacaAACCATTTTGcttcccttctcccatcccagGCTTGTGGGTTTCCAAAGATACCGAGCATTTCGAGcaatgggatggggatgcaggggggcAGCTCCGGGCCACCCTGGGGTACCACGAACACCGGTCCCTGCCCTGCGGAGCTGGGGGGCAGCCAGCTTCCAGGTGTGGGGAACGACTCAGAAAGGTCAGGTAGAGCTTTAAAGAAGGGAAGATGCAGCCCTGGGGCCAAATAGCTTGAAGGCTCGGGTTTCCGCCCCAGGAATGCCAAGTGCGAGCGCATCGCCCAGGCTCATGTTTCATAACTGAAAATGCTGCATGCTGCAATAGTTTCAGCCACTGCAGTATGCCAGTGTGAGGCCCAGGGGAGGGATAATTAGTATGACAGCACATTATTTATTAAGTCTTAAATTTTCTACGCTAGGCATCGGGAGGGATGAGTAAATAAATCAAGAGcttggattttatttatttatttaaatgacaCTTCAGTCACCAATATTTCCAGGATCACCAAAGACACCTCCATTGACACATTGAAAATGAGTTggaaaaagcatctttttttatATCCATATATAAAACTGGAGCAACTATGCTGTGGCCTACAATATATTTATACTGCAGTGAAATTTAACCAGTAATACAGTACAGCTGCATGGATCTTTGTTGCATGAATCTGAATATTtaatacacacacaaatatatattttcttagtaGACTATACAGTATTCATGTTTATAGTGTTTATAGATTCTCCAGTGGCTCGAAGGAGATTCCTGGGAGTTCAAAAAT
This portion of the Phaenicophaeus curvirostris isolate KB17595 chromosome 24, BPBGC_Pcur_1.0, whole genome shotgun sequence genome encodes:
- the KCNA2 gene encoding potassium voltage-gated channel subfamily A member 2, which codes for MTVATGDPADEAAALPGHPQDTYNPETDHECCERVVINISGLRFETQLKTLAQFPETLLGDPKKRMRYFDPLRNEYFFDRNRPSFDAILYYYQSGGRLRRPVNVPLDIFSEEIRFYELGEEAMEMFREDEGYIKEEERPLPENEFQRQVWLLFEYPESSGPARIIAIVSVMVILISIVSFCLETLPIFRDENEDMHGSGLSHLPYSNSSMGYQQSTSFTDPFFIVETLCIIWFSFEFLVRFFACPSKAGFFTNIMNIIDIVAIIPYFITLGTELAEKPEDGQQGQQAMSLAILRVIRLVRVFRIFKLSRHSKGLQILGQTLKASMRELGLLIFFLFIGVILFSSAVYFAEADESESQFPSIPDAFWWAVVSMTTVGYGDMVPTTIGGKIVGSLCAIAGVLTIALPVPVIVSNFNYFYHRETEGEEQAQYLQVTSCPKIPSSPDLKKSRSASTISKSDYMEIQEGVNNSNEDFREENLKTANCTLANTNYVNITKMLTDV